Proteins encoded by one window of Gemmatimonas sp.:
- a CDS encoding VWA domain-containing protein produces MRFHTYTKFNPQLADAVDLQSLLDQLADFLLQSGFAGGGQGHWGADQGEGDRSMDSLKDAILRALIESGQITPEMLSALRGEGDDVSEEKLAELLDGLVQRLIQDGFLTTDQVGAIPAGHQPVTGKGSIAQAAAKDVQFNLTDKGTDFLGFKTLRHLLGSFGKSSIGSHDTPQLSTGIESDSWSKPYEFGDALNLDVPATLANALARNGNLDVPIDLDYGDLMVRQSEYRSSCATVLMLDCSHSMILYGEDRFTPAKKVALALTHLIKTQFPGDTIRVVLFHDSAEEIPIATLAKCQVGPYHTNTAEGLKLARRILMSQKKDMRQIIMITDGKPSALTMPDGQIYKNSMGLDGYVIAETLREVAACRKSGIMINTFMLARDRALVEFVKRMSEISRGKAYFTNTMSLGQFVLMDFLRKKTKRVS; encoded by the coding sequence ATGCGGTTCCATACGTACACCAAGTTCAATCCACAGCTGGCTGATGCCGTGGACTTGCAGTCGCTGCTCGACCAGCTCGCCGATTTCCTGCTCCAGTCTGGGTTTGCCGGCGGTGGGCAGGGGCATTGGGGCGCCGATCAGGGCGAGGGCGACCGCTCGATGGACTCGCTCAAAGACGCGATTCTGCGCGCGCTCATCGAGAGCGGACAGATCACACCCGAAATGCTCTCGGCCCTCCGCGGCGAGGGAGACGATGTGTCGGAGGAGAAGCTGGCCGAGCTGCTGGACGGGTTGGTGCAGCGCCTCATTCAGGACGGCTTCCTGACCACCGACCAAGTAGGTGCGATTCCCGCCGGCCATCAACCCGTTACCGGCAAGGGCTCGATCGCGCAGGCAGCCGCCAAGGATGTGCAGTTCAATCTCACCGACAAAGGCACCGACTTTCTGGGCTTCAAGACCCTGCGGCACCTGCTCGGCTCATTCGGCAAGTCCAGCATCGGCAGTCACGACACGCCGCAGCTGAGCACCGGTATTGAGTCGGATTCGTGGAGCAAGCCGTACGAATTCGGCGACGCGCTCAACCTCGACGTGCCGGCCACGCTTGCCAACGCGCTGGCCCGGAACGGCAACCTCGACGTACCCATCGATCTCGACTACGGCGACCTCATGGTGCGGCAGTCGGAGTACCGCTCGAGCTGCGCCACGGTGCTGATGCTCGACTGTTCCCACTCGATGATCTTGTACGGGGAGGATCGCTTCACGCCGGCCAAAAAGGTGGCGCTGGCGCTCACACACCTCATCAAGACGCAGTTCCCCGGCGACACGATCCGCGTGGTGCTCTTCCACGACTCGGCCGAGGAGATCCCGATCGCGACACTGGCCAAGTGCCAGGTGGGGCCGTATCACACCAACACGGCCGAGGGGCTCAAGCTGGCCCGGCGGATCCTTATGTCGCAAAAGAAGGACATGCGACAGATCATCATGATCACCGACGGCAAGCCGAGCGCGCTGACGATGCCGGATGGTCAGATCTACAAAAACTCGATGGGGCTCGACGGCTACGTGATCGCAGAGACGCTGCGCGAGGTGGCCGCGTGCCGGAAAAGTGGCATCATGATCAACACCTTCATGCTGGCGCGCGACCGGGCGTTGGTCGAGTTCGTGAAGCGGATGAGCGAGATCAGCCGCGGCAAAGCGTACTTCACGAATACGATGAGCTTGGGGCAGTTCGTGCTGATGGATTTCCTGCGGAAGAAAACGAAGCGGGTCAGCTGA
- a CDS encoding MFS transporter, with amino-acid sequence MPNHSATKRRSSNPFRVLTRHRNFRIFWTGQTMSLVGSWMQTMAVGWLSLQLSDSAFVVGLVASVGAIPIVLFSMHAGAFVDHGDKLRIVRVTQSILLAQAAVLWLVTITGHVSVPILLALAFVQGLCSAVEIPARQSMIIQLVGRDDLQPAIALNASGFNLARVIGPAIGGLVIARFGIAWCFGLNALSFVAVLWGLLRIKLPVPAMANSVRLTVTGVHELIDRSSTGAAEGLRHLAKPGPVRDLLALVTVGAVLGGPFLTIMPVIARDQLGLGAGGYGTLLATVGVGGLLGALLVAGPISHAANKGRVLMTAGLAFPTLLLGFAYTTTLTMAYVVLFATGVAMITFNALSNGVLQLLVEEQYRGRLMAFYSLVFVGLSQAVGSFAIGALARVITAPHAIAASAVVLMLASLYALKFSDFWRRV; translated from the coding sequence TTGCCGAATCATTCAGCCACCAAGCGACGCTCCAGCAACCCCTTTCGCGTCCTCACGCGCCACCGAAACTTCCGCATCTTCTGGACGGGCCAGACGATGTCGCTCGTCGGCTCGTGGATGCAGACCATGGCCGTCGGCTGGCTCTCCCTCCAGCTCTCCGACAGCGCCTTCGTAGTCGGGCTGGTCGCCTCGGTCGGGGCCATCCCGATCGTGCTCTTCTCGATGCACGCTGGCGCGTTCGTGGATCATGGCGACAAGCTGCGCATCGTGCGAGTGACGCAGAGCATCCTGCTGGCCCAGGCCGCGGTGCTGTGGCTGGTCACGATCACCGGCCACGTGTCGGTGCCGATCCTGCTGGCGCTGGCTTTTGTGCAGGGGCTGTGCAGCGCAGTGGAGATTCCCGCCCGCCAGAGCATGATCATTCAGCTGGTGGGGCGCGACGACCTGCAGCCGGCCATTGCCCTCAATGCCAGCGGATTCAACCTGGCCCGGGTGATCGGCCCGGCCATCGGCGGCCTGGTGATCGCCCGCTTCGGCATTGCCTGGTGCTTCGGGCTCAACGCCCTGAGCTTTGTGGCGGTGCTGTGGGGGCTGCTGCGCATAAAGCTGCCGGTTCCCGCGATGGCGAACAGTGTACGACTTACGGTGACCGGTGTACACGAGCTGATCGATCGCAGTAGCACCGGGGCGGCCGAGGGGCTGCGGCATCTGGCCAAGCCGGGGCCGGTGCGCGATCTGCTGGCGCTGGTCACGGTGGGTGCGGTGCTGGGCGGCCCGTTCCTCACGATCATGCCGGTGATTGCCCGCGACCAGCTGGGGCTCGGCGCCGGCGGGTACGGCACCCTGCTGGCCACGGTGGGGGTGGGCGGTCTGCTGGGCGCCCTGCTGGTGGCGGGGCCGATCTCGCACGCGGCCAACAAAGGGCGCGTGCTGATGACGGCGGGGCTGGCCTTCCCCACGCTGCTGCTGGGCTTCGCCTACACGACCACGCTCACGATGGCGTACGTGGTGCTGTTCGCGACGGGGGTGGCCATGATCACCTTCAACGCCCTCTCCAACGGCGTGCTGCAGTTGCTGGTGGAGGAGCAGTACCGTGGACGCCTCATGGCCTTCTACAGTCTCGTGTTCGTCGGACTGTCGCAGGCGGTCGGCTCCTTCGCTATCGGCGCCCTCGCTCGAGTGATCACGGCCCCGCATGCGATCGCTGCGTCGGCGGTCGTGCTGATGCTGGCGTCGCTGTACGCGCTCAAGTTCTCGGATTTCTGGCGACGCGTGTAA
- a CDS encoding type IV toxin-antitoxin system AbiEi family antitoxin domain-containing protein, producing MATIPTAKLKTLYAKLRPGQPITSSELAELGISKYLAVHYARAGWLTRIARGVYSQPGAALYVNPSLRALEASFDGFHVGGKTALDWHGVRHYVTQQPLLHLYGLHAARLPLWFSSRFPAEYHRKRLFNETGEELLYVDRWTGDAANPLVSDPERGWLELLSEVGVRQPLKEVRELAESVHALRARVLRDLLTRCTSVKTVRLCLQLGHELRAPWASKLNASTLPTGSKSPWVARTRDGLLVLPP from the coding sequence ATGGCTACTATACCGACTGCAAAGCTAAAGACGCTGTACGCGAAGCTTCGCCCTGGGCAGCCGATCACTTCATCCGAACTCGCCGAGCTCGGGATCTCCAAATACCTCGCGGTGCATTACGCCCGTGCTGGTTGGCTTACCAGGATCGCCCGCGGAGTGTACAGCCAGCCGGGCGCGGCGCTTTACGTCAACCCCAGCTTGAGAGCGCTTGAGGCGAGCTTTGATGGCTTCCACGTAGGCGGTAAAACTGCGCTCGACTGGCACGGCGTTCGTCACTACGTGACGCAGCAGCCACTCCTTCATCTATACGGCCTGCATGCGGCTCGGTTACCGCTCTGGTTTTCGTCGCGATTCCCTGCCGAGTATCACCGGAAGCGACTCTTCAATGAGACGGGCGAGGAGCTGTTGTACGTGGACCGTTGGACCGGCGATGCTGCCAATCCACTGGTTTCTGATCCCGAGCGCGGATGGCTAGAACTCTTGAGCGAGGTCGGCGTTCGACAGCCGCTCAAGGAAGTGCGAGAGCTCGCAGAGAGTGTCCATGCGCTCCGAGCGCGAGTGCTTCGTGATCTGCTCACCCGTTGTACGAGCGTCAAGACGGTTCGGCTCTGCCTTCAGTTGGGACACGAACTACGGGCGCCGTGGGCTTCGAAGCTTAATGCGAGTACGCTCCCCACCGGCAGCAAGTCGCCGTGGGTCGCACGTACCCGTGATGGACTACTGGTGCTTCCACCATGA
- a CDS encoding Fic family protein yields MKSLARPFYTPAIDEDPATVLRRNVWKVVGSLVPGGVISFRTALEARPAEDGTVFLVSTGKYQRDLPGLRIRAIAGPPPQPTDAPFISGLYLASRARAMMETLLPSRARGTVARGLTAAELEFWLEKDFQSGGESALNRLRDAARTMTATLNTANEFSLLDRLIGQLLGTRANAPTSAIARLAGRPYDVERLALFDTLFAALQDYSGTRRPFGAASHDVFATQSFFDAYFSNFIEGTEFEVAEARAIVFDQVIPSVRPLDAHDVLGTFAVVGSRQTMNHSIRDDRDATDFAERLQRLHARIMEQRTDSRPGQFKTKHNRAGDTRFVAPEHVLGTLDYGYEMTRALATPFQRAVAIMFVLSEIHPFDDGNGRIARAFMNAELVAANEARMIIPTVYRDDYLTRLRTLSRGGEPHALIKVLDFAQRWTAAIDWTSLASAEASMAETNAFVRPSSESVLRLPVTRGR; encoded by the coding sequence TTGAAATCCTTGGCGCGGCCGTTCTACACGCCGGCGATCGACGAGGATCCGGCAACCGTGTTGCGTCGAAATGTGTGGAAAGTCGTCGGCTCCCTCGTCCCTGGCGGCGTCATCTCCTTTCGGACCGCACTCGAGGCGCGGCCAGCGGAGGACGGGACGGTTTTCCTCGTAAGCACCGGGAAGTATCAGCGAGACTTGCCCGGTCTCCGCATTCGTGCCATTGCCGGTCCGCCACCGCAACCGACAGATGCACCGTTCATCTCGGGCTTGTACCTCGCGTCGCGCGCGCGCGCCATGATGGAGACGCTCCTTCCCTCCCGAGCTCGCGGCACCGTAGCGCGGGGCCTGACGGCGGCCGAACTCGAGTTCTGGCTGGAGAAGGACTTCCAGTCGGGCGGCGAAAGCGCGCTGAACCGACTTCGCGATGCCGCACGCACGATGACGGCAACGTTGAATACCGCCAACGAGTTCTCGTTGCTTGACCGTTTGATCGGCCAGCTGCTTGGGACGCGAGCGAACGCGCCAACGAGCGCGATCGCACGGCTCGCGGGTCGACCCTATGACGTCGAGCGCCTCGCCCTCTTTGATACGCTTTTCGCCGCGCTGCAGGACTACAGCGGTACTCGTCGGCCATTCGGCGCGGCATCGCACGACGTATTCGCGACGCAGTCGTTCTTCGATGCGTACTTCTCGAATTTCATCGAAGGCACCGAATTCGAAGTCGCGGAAGCACGCGCCATCGTATTTGACCAGGTGATTCCGAGCGTACGCCCGTTGGACGCGCACGATGTACTCGGCACGTTCGCTGTGGTCGGCAGCCGCCAGACTATGAACCACAGTATCCGCGACGACCGCGATGCCACCGACTTTGCCGAGCGACTGCAGCGACTTCATGCGCGCATCATGGAGCAACGGACCGATAGCCGGCCGGGGCAGTTCAAGACGAAACACAATCGCGCCGGCGACACGCGCTTCGTCGCTCCCGAACACGTGTTGGGCACGCTGGACTACGGCTACGAGATGACACGTGCCCTTGCGACGCCATTCCAACGTGCCGTCGCCATCATGTTCGTGCTGTCCGAAATACACCCGTTCGACGACGGCAATGGAAGAATCGCGCGGGCGTTCATGAACGCAGAACTCGTAGCGGCGAACGAAGCGCGCATGATCATCCCGACAGTGTACCGAGACGACTACCTCACCAGACTCCGGACCCTGAGCCGCGGAGGAGAACCACACGCGCTGATCAAGGTCCTCGACTTCGCACAACGCTGGACGGCGGCGATCGACTGGACAAGCTTGGCCAGCGCCGAAGCATCGATGGCCGAGACGAACGCATTTGTGAGACCGAGTAGCGAGAGTGTGCTGAGACTGCCGGTGACGCGGGGGCGGTGA
- a CDS encoding type II toxin-antitoxin system HicA family toxin has product MRPREVIALLTALGFVEVRQRGSHKQFRHADGRGTTVPDHGGRDISPVLIRQIAKDIGLSADEFIDLR; this is encoded by the coding sequence ATGCGCCCTCGCGAGGTGATCGCCCTCCTCACCGCTCTGGGCTTTGTCGAGGTCCGGCAACGGGGATCTCACAAGCAGTTCCGGCATGCCGATGGGCGTGGCACAACCGTGCCTGATCACGGAGGGCGCGACATCTCGCCTGTGCTCATTCGGCAAATAGCGAAGGACATTGGTCTCTCTGCCGACGAATTCATCGATCTACGCTAG
- a CDS encoding nucleotidyl transferase AbiEii/AbiGii toxin family protein has product MNDSYLRTARLLTQVAPSVFVDETFALKGGTAINLFYRDMPRLSVDLDLVFRDYAVPRTEAVAQIDTSVRAMAERLRARGFRTSTPLTIDSESKLVIRRDDITVKVEVNTVMRGTVSPIRIMAMNPHASDVLKADLELPITSFEDTYGGKLAAALDRQHPRDLFDVLQLFEHEGITPAVRRAFVVHVASHNRPVHELLYPMEADIQLAYTGSFAGMTRDPVPLGDLLATRTRMIREIQAGLDVSERTFLLSLVAGEQDVQLAGVPHVSQLPGVRWKRHNLEQLRRTNPSKFAEQHAKLAVLFEAG; this is encoded by the coding sequence ATGAACGATTCGTATCTACGAACAGCGCGATTGCTGACACAGGTCGCGCCGAGCGTTTTTGTGGACGAAACATTCGCGCTGAAGGGTGGCACGGCGATCAACCTCTTTTACCGAGACATGCCGCGGTTGTCGGTGGATCTCGACCTTGTATTCCGCGACTATGCCGTCCCGCGCACGGAGGCCGTCGCGCAAATCGATACGTCCGTCCGCGCCATGGCCGAGCGACTGCGTGCGCGGGGATTCAGAACCAGCACGCCGCTCACGATCGACAGCGAGTCGAAGCTAGTCATACGGCGCGATGACATCACCGTCAAAGTCGAGGTGAACACGGTCATGCGCGGCACGGTTAGTCCCATTCGTATCATGGCGATGAATCCGCATGCTAGCGACGTCTTGAAGGCTGACTTGGAGCTGCCAATTACATCGTTCGAGGATACATACGGTGGAAAGCTGGCGGCGGCATTGGATCGTCAGCACCCACGAGACCTATTCGATGTGTTGCAGCTGTTCGAACATGAGGGTATCACGCCTGCCGTTCGGCGGGCGTTCGTGGTGCACGTCGCGAGTCACAACCGCCCTGTGCACGAACTGCTTTACCCGATGGAAGCAGACATTCAGCTCGCATACACCGGAAGCTTCGCGGGAATGACTCGCGATCCGGTGCCGTTGGGGGATCTGCTGGCCACGCGCACTCGCATGATCAGGGAGATCCAGGCCGGACTCGATGTATCGGAACGTACTTTTCTGCTCTCACTCGTTGCGGGCGAACAAGACGTTCAACTCGCAGGGGTACCGCACGTCTCACAACTTCCAGGCGTACGATGGAAGCGCCACAACCTCGAGCAACTCCGGCGAACAAACCCTTCGAAATTCGCGGAACAGCATGCGAAGCTGGCCGTGCTGTTCGAGGCGGGTTAA
- a CDS encoding dockerin type I domain-containing protein — protein MNATRTLTVLALMVAPHMAQAQVEEQREAGFEVRREWMEQLRAYPFGEYTQNPVYAARATAFRASARATSGAASSIQVAPWRSVGPFGFQTSGFYGSSPNADGGRIRAIAIHPTNPSIVYAGSASGGVWRTNNGGATWTPLTDNQCSLNTGSIAIDPVNPNIVYVGTGEPTQSNGCGLLRSFDGGTSWTEINGAGVLAPVNGSLANRAYRIRVAPSLAGTQNTSVVLYAANNGLHRSINSGSAWTTVLTGFVSDVEFDPANDNIVWAARAAAGNGTNGVYRSTDRGATWSQVYSTGTTVQRISLAVSPTTPNSVWAVEVVSARMDKLVRLDGVSATPTVLTAQGVYGGQPRLDFGTQGTYDLVLEVDPQDANTVILGGSRMYRSRDGGQSFSVIAYDLHVDWHAFEYAPSDPNVIVGGCDGGVHASYDRGNSWVSRNTNIAVTQFYPGIAVHPTIPDFIAGGLQDNSSLWGFGSGFWTMSAPSGDGGWNAFSPTNSNVFWTTSYGTGFIVRVTRNPLGTSIGQTQRGFTSSDRKAFLSPMVIDPLNSATLYYATYRLWRTTNEGVQWGILTGDLTRGGGATITSLALSPVDSRVIWVGTSDGNVQLSQDAGATFTLVSSALPLRAVTDIAPDAAVAGRAVVTHSGTGTGHVYATDDFGANWANLSAALPDIPFNAVVMVPGTSRIFAAADVGIYESTDNGASWSAANQGFPNARVLDLAYQAATGNLYASTYGRGLWATTIVTGASVLRGDVNADGFVNAFDASLAQQALVGVLPASAPNPMPRADANCNGTLDSGDVLSILQFAVGSASATLCVGKQQ, from the coding sequence GTGAACGCGACGCGGACGTTGACGGTGTTGGCGCTGATGGTGGCGCCGCACATGGCACAGGCACAGGTGGAAGAGCAGCGCGAGGCGGGCTTCGAAGTACGTCGCGAGTGGATGGAGCAGTTGCGGGCGTACCCGTTTGGCGAGTACACGCAGAACCCGGTGTACGCGGCGCGCGCAACCGCCTTCCGTGCGTCGGCTCGTGCCACCTCGGGCGCGGCGTCAAGCATTCAGGTGGCACCGTGGCGCTCGGTGGGTCCGTTTGGATTCCAGACCAGCGGCTTTTATGGATCGTCGCCGAACGCCGATGGTGGACGCATTCGCGCCATCGCCATTCATCCCACGAATCCGAGCATCGTGTACGCGGGTTCCGCCTCGGGCGGCGTGTGGCGCACGAACAACGGTGGTGCCACGTGGACACCGCTCACCGACAATCAGTGTTCGCTGAACACGGGGTCGATCGCGATCGATCCGGTGAATCCAAACATCGTGTACGTGGGCACTGGCGAGCCCACGCAGTCGAACGGGTGTGGCCTGTTGCGCTCCTTCGACGGCGGCACTTCGTGGACCGAGATCAACGGCGCCGGCGTGCTGGCACCGGTGAACGGCTCGCTGGCCAATCGCGCATACCGCATTCGCGTGGCGCCCAGCCTGGCGGGCACGCAGAACACGAGTGTGGTGCTATATGCGGCCAACAACGGACTGCATCGCAGCATTAACAGCGGCTCGGCCTGGACCACGGTGCTCACGGGCTTCGTGAGTGATGTGGAATTCGACCCGGCCAACGACAACATCGTCTGGGCGGCGCGGGCCGCCGCGGGAAATGGCACCAACGGTGTCTATCGTTCTACCGATCGCGGCGCCACGTGGAGCCAAGTGTATTCCACCGGCACCACGGTGCAGCGCATATCGCTCGCGGTATCGCCCACGACGCCGAATTCGGTGTGGGCGGTGGAAGTGGTGAGCGCGCGCATGGACAAGCTGGTCCGTCTCGACGGCGTCAGTGCCACGCCCACGGTGCTCACCGCACAGGGCGTGTACGGCGGGCAGCCGCGACTCGACTTCGGTACGCAGGGCACGTACGACCTGGTGCTCGAGGTTGACCCGCAGGATGCCAATACGGTGATCCTGGGCGGATCGCGCATGTACCGGTCGCGCGACGGCGGGCAGAGCTTCTCGGTGATTGCCTACGACCTGCACGTGGACTGGCATGCGTTCGAGTATGCGCCGAGTGACCCGAACGTGATCGTGGGCGGCTGTGATGGTGGAGTGCACGCGTCGTACGATCGTGGCAACAGCTGGGTGAGTCGCAACACGAACATCGCGGTCACGCAGTTCTATCCCGGCATCGCGGTACACCCCACGATTCCCGATTTCATTGCCGGCGGACTGCAGGACAACAGCTCGCTCTGGGGCTTCGGCTCGGGTTTCTGGACGATGTCGGCGCCGAGTGGCGATGGCGGATGGAATGCCTTCAGCCCGACCAACTCGAACGTCTTCTGGACGACCAGCTACGGCACGGGATTCATCGTGCGTGTGACGCGCAATCCGCTGGGCACGAGCATCGGGCAGACACAGCGCGGTTTCACCAGCAGCGACCGGAAAGCATTCCTCTCGCCCATGGTGATCGACCCGCTCAACTCGGCCACGCTGTACTACGCCACCTACCGGTTGTGGCGTACCACGAACGAGGGCGTGCAGTGGGGCATCCTCACCGGAGATCTCACGCGCGGTGGTGGGGCGACGATCACGAGTCTCGCGCTCTCACCCGTAGACTCTCGCGTGATCTGGGTGGGCACCAGCGACGGCAATGTGCAACTCTCGCAAGACGCCGGCGCCACGTTCACCCTGGTCTCGAGCGCGCTACCGCTCCGCGCGGTGACCGACATTGCCCCTGATGCCGCCGTCGCGGGCCGTGCTGTCGTCACGCATTCCGGCACAGGCACCGGCCACGTGTACGCCACCGATGATTTCGGGGCGAATTGGGCGAACTTGAGCGCGGCGCTGCCGGACATTCCGTTCAACGCCGTCGTCATGGTGCCGGGCACGTCGAGAATCTTCGCAGCGGCGGATGTCGGCATTTACGAGTCCACCGACAACGGCGCGTCGTGGAGCGCGGCCAATCAGGGATTTCCGAACGCGCGCGTGCTGGACCTCGCGTACCAGGCGGCCACAGGAAATCTCTACGCCAGCACGTACGGCCGCGGACTGTGGGCCACCACGATCGTGACTGGAGCGAGCGTGCTGCGCGGTGATGTAAACGCCGATGGATTCGTGAATGCATTCGATGCGTCGCTGGCGCAACAGGCGCTGGTCGGTGTGCTGCCAGCGAGCGCGCCGAACCCGATGCCGCGCGCGGATGCGAACTGTAACGGCACGCTGGACTCGGGTGATGTGCTGTCGATTCTGCAGTTCGCGGTAGGTTCGGCGAGCGCGACGCTTTGCGTGGGGAAGCAGCAGTAA
- a CDS encoding Ig-like domain-containing protein, with the protein MTGGLRAAVRVAMSMLVVACAGPGDPVMPDVAPKVTVSASGGSATVAAGSTLQLSAVVTDKRGQLVTSPSVVWSSSTPTVAVVSPEGIVTATTVGQTTISAALLGTTGTIAVTVTAGAPAKLFVRTQPTDVASGTSFTASPVVEVRDALDNLVTTASIPVSVSFASGVGTIGGTTTVTSVQGIATFSQLVMSGLAGPRSLAFSATGLTAVNTASFSLSAGPAATLAFRLAPAGGGLNSPFITQPVLDVLDNAGNLATNATLTVTATIASGGGTLTGATAQATNGVATFTNFGVTGTGGLRSLLFSVSGLPSLPLSVTPCDASRAPLLALSATSRTLAGFALRTAVVDTLTITDLNGSCTAVTNLNTSVTYTGASGWLTATILTNPTRLALRANPAALNTNTYQANVAITSGNAPTVNLPVTFNVAASISLRYGLATEKVNELDVNGTLQLTPVVLSSEGAVITAPVTYASRSPSIATVAADGRITARLGGQAWIVAQTSVNGGALDSVFVNVTRTTGPVLRADVTRFDYVRNTPFSVTLSLDTRGATVGAAQFVFTWPTELATPAMLRLTATVPGTVGSPVIVTDNSSGTTRISIASAAGMTGVITLGRFDFIPTLVGTSQFVLRHVELLDLAQVSLLGNATALQYPVVIK; encoded by the coding sequence ATGACGGGTGGACTGCGGGCTGCCGTGCGTGTGGCCATGTCGATGTTGGTGGTGGCCTGTGCTGGTCCTGGCGATCCCGTCATGCCGGATGTCGCGCCCAAGGTGACCGTTTCGGCCAGTGGAGGTTCGGCCACCGTGGCCGCCGGCTCCACCCTTCAACTGTCGGCGGTCGTGACCGACAAGCGCGGGCAACTGGTGACGTCGCCCTCCGTGGTGTGGAGCTCGAGCACGCCCACGGTGGCGGTGGTGTCGCCGGAAGGGATCGTGACGGCCACGACGGTAGGACAGACCACCATCAGTGCGGCGTTGTTGGGCACCACCGGCACGATTGCCGTGACCGTGACCGCGGGCGCGCCGGCCAAGCTGTTTGTGCGCACCCAACCCACCGACGTGGCATCGGGCACGTCGTTCACGGCATCACCGGTGGTCGAGGTACGCGACGCGCTCGACAATCTCGTGACCACGGCCAGCATCCCGGTGAGTGTGAGCTTCGCGAGCGGCGTGGGCACCATTGGCGGCACGACCACGGTCACGTCGGTGCAGGGCATCGCCACCTTCTCGCAACTCGTGATGTCGGGACTGGCCGGCCCGCGCTCGCTGGCCTTCTCGGCCACCGGGCTCACGGCGGTGAATACGGCCAGCTTTAGCCTGAGCGCCGGACCGGCGGCAACGCTGGCGTTCCGACTGGCGCCGGCGGGCGGCGGACTCAACTCGCCGTTCATTACGCAGCCGGTGCTCGACGTGCTCGACAACGCGGGCAATCTGGCCACGAATGCCACGCTCACCGTGACGGCCACGATTGCCTCGGGTGGTGGCACGCTCACCGGCGCCACGGCACAAGCCACGAACGGCGTGGCCACGTTCACCAACTTCGGTGTGACGGGCACGGGTGGTTTGCGATCGCTCCTCTTCTCGGTGTCGGGACTTCCGTCGCTACCGCTCTCAGTCACACCGTGCGATGCGTCGCGGGCACCGCTGCTGGCGCTGTCAGCCACGTCGCGTACGCTGGCGGGCTTCGCGTTGCGCACGGCCGTGGTGGATACGCTCACCATTACCGATCTCAACGGCAGCTGCACCGCCGTGACCAATCTCAACACGAGCGTGACGTACACCGGCGCCAGTGGTTGGCTCACGGCCACGATACTCACCAATCCCACCCGACTCGCGTTGCGCGCGAATCCGGCGGCGTTGAACACGAATACGTATCAGGCCAATGTGGCGATCACGTCGGGGAACGCGCCCACGGTGAATCTGCCCGTAACCTTCAACGTGGCCGCGTCGATATCGCTGCGCTACGGACTCGCCACAGAAAAGGTGAACGAGCTCGATGTGAACGGCACGCTGCAGCTCACACCGGTGGTGCTCAGCAGCGAAGGGGCGGTGATCACGGCGCCGGTCACGTACGCCAGTCGATCTCCGTCCATTGCCACCGTAGCTGCCGATGGACGCATCACGGCGCGACTTGGTGGCCAGGCGTGGATCGTGGCGCAGACCAGCGTGAATGGTGGCGCGCTGGACTCGGTGTTCGTAAACGTGACGCGCACCACCGGTCCGGTGTTGCGTGCCGACGTCACGCGCTTCGACTACGTGCGGAACACGCCCTTCTCGGTCACGTTGTCACTCGACACGCGCGGGGCCACGGTGGGCGCCGCGCAATTCGTGTTCACCTGGCCCACCGAGCTGGCTACGCCGGCCATGCTGCGACTCACGGCCACCGTGCCCGGAACCGTGGGTAGTCCGGTGATCGTGACCGACAATAGCTCCGGAACCACGCGCATATCGATTGCGAGTGCGGCGGGTATGACGGGAGTGATTACGCTCGGTCGCTTCGATTTCATTCCGACCTTGGTCGGTACCAGTCAATTCGTGCTCCGACACGTCGAGCTGCTCGACCTCGCCCAAGTGTCGCTGCTCGGCAACGCAACGGCCCTGCAATACCCGGTGGTGATCAAGTGA
- a CDS encoding type II toxin-antitoxin system HicB family antitoxin, which yields MSSYTAVIERDQSTGLYVGYVPGWAGAHSQGESLDELRANLFEVMQMLLEDGEPALSAEFVGTQTLEVA from the coding sequence ATGAGCTCATACACTGCCGTCATTGAACGTGACCAATCCACGGGCCTCTATGTAGGGTACGTCCCCGGCTGGGCTGGCGCGCACTCGCAAGGAGAAAGCCTCGACGAGCTTCGTGCAAACCTCTTTGAGGTCATGCAAATGCTGCTCGAGGACGGCGAGCCCGCGCTCAGTGCCGAATTCGTAGGCACGCAGACCCTGGAAGTCGCGTAG